The following are encoded in a window of Mycosarcoma maydis chromosome 10, whole genome shotgun sequence genomic DNA:
- a CDS encoding uncharacterized protein (related to PDS5 - precocious dissociation of sister chromatids): MVTATSTASSASGSSTTTPATRRQALARLTLKGKLYQKGSSTDALLKRVRQVRTELSEMDQDAVDVNSLKDVCKELVTPALMLHKDKAVKANVACCLADMLRLFAPNAPFTPSELRDIFQFFLHQLTMPQAGLSKPNGPQYPEYFYLLENLSNVKSVVLICDLTNADELMTDYFKGFLDLARPDMSKNVEICMADVLVQLIDECVTLPSEVLDLLLANFTTKAIKHNPSAHRIVVEVCSNTKDRLQKNVAQYFSEVILSATQEEDHDERLESLQTAHSLIVHINRVVPSLLLNVIPQLEEELRIEDVQLRVLATKVLGQMFGEKPSATAAESSDLARRYLSTWRAWLGRANDKSPSLRVIWVESTKSILVNHPELRHDLTPILERKLLEPDERVRAATAKMLGSLDYETALHHVDKSVLLTVADRCKDKKTLVRKESLEAIGKLFDMAFSEIDNNDPAAIQQFAWIPQELFKCLYAGSNELQVLVAATVEKYILPIPSNLDEDEAAFTNRLLLVMKYLEPEATRGLFRLSNLIYTRPALPDRFIDCCEEYNGGDVAPNKDSAVVKAAMADRIRRCASLFADAERAMTDLHAFAKLNDTRIYRLMRTCFDPQTDFRTATKARNDALRRVENANASILDTITIFIRSASYMILNRSSVPTLIKKLSHNGGSASQRSKAASTSQSQSQSGDLSDAETHRATANELLEFIAKRCPAMLSMHVPELSRALFEDSNAMLTQTCLQGLASVAQWNASKVQLDKKAVERLAKLVLKGTPLQAKFAAKLLAIVATGGVRGGRKAVGQKAGTAGMSVSSSVAFGVLEEVLDSVAQQLAAAKCGRQVAILYSLAQFFKHAPDASENVSSTVVRTMLSDILLKPLTASKAKAYANDSEDWIEDVAVDDELNAKLLSLQVLTRRCEAFGETDSAGDMAKPVFRLLWAVVGAGEAKALNTPAAAKSRMRLQAALCVLKLARHPSYDALITREYLDLAFMVQDESFNVRSRLLHKLLTYLQARRIDGRFLAMSFLAAYDPEDENRNMVLRYCQSNSRALPADQRLKHLDVSFARLIHLLAHHPDFSSETNEDLLQFVRYLDFFLDCLAGATNVSLFYYLATRVKGVRDAESQRASEKLYALSELAQLVIRKRAAQHGWTIESYPGRVTLPADIFKPLPSRDVQREIYERQYLPNDLVRHMSEFKLKTKPTVGAKSRWVPATRPPNNTAQSSKRPAKKPKTHNAHTSQSSLHDPDPDDSSDLTEPE, from the coding sequence ATGGTGACGGCCACCTCCACGGCCAGCTCCGCTTCGGGCTCGTCGACAACAACGCCTGCCACTCGCCGCCAAGCCCTCGCCCGTCTCACTCTCAAAGGCAAGCTATATCAGAAAGGTTCTTCGACAGATGCACTACTGAAGCGCGTCCGCCAAGTACGCACCGAACTCAGCGAAATGGATCAGGATGCCGTCGACGTAAACTCTCTCAAGGACGTCTGCAAGGAGCTCGTCACGCCTGCCCTCATGCTTCACAAGGACAAGGCGGTCAAGGCCAATGTCGCCTGTTGCCTCGCCGACATGCTCCGCCTCTTTGCTCCTAACGCTCCCTTCACTCCATCCGAACTGCGCGACATCTTTCAGTTCTTTTTGCATCAGCTCACCATGCCTCAAGCCGGGCTTTCCAAACCCAATGGCCCACAGTATCCCGAGTACTTTTACCTTCTCGAGAACCTGAGCAACGTCAAGTCGGTCGTGTTGATCTGCGATCtcaccaacgccgacgagctcatGACCGACTACTTCAAGGGCTTTCTCGACCTCGCGCGACCAGACATGTCCAAGAATGTCGAAATCTGCATGGCCGATgtgctcgtccagctcatcgacgagTGCGTCACGCTTCCTTCcgaggtgctcgatcttcttctcgccaaTTTTACCACCAAAGCCATCAAGCACAATCCTTCCGcgcatcgcatcgtcgtcgaggtcTGCTCCAACACCAAAGATCGTCTGCAGAAGAACGTCGCCCAGTACTTTAGCGAAGTCATTCTTTCCGCTACCCAGGAAGAGGATCACGACGAGCGTCTCGAAAGCCTGCAGACCGCCCACTCGCTCATCGTTCACATCAACCGCGTCGTCCCCTCGCTTCTTCTCAACGTCATACCccagctcgaagaggagctGCGAATCGAAGACGTCCAGCTTCGCGTCCTTGCTACCAAGGTACTCGGCCAGATGTTTGGCGAGAAACCCTCCGCCACGGCTGCCGAAAGCAGCGATCTGGCGCGAAGATACCTCAGCacttggcgagcgtggCTCGGAAGGGCCAACGACAAGTCGCCCAGTCTGCGCGTAATTTGGGTCGAGTCCACCAAATCTATCCTCGTCAACCATCCTGAACTGCGTCACGACTTGACGCCGATCCTCGAAAGGAAGCTCCTCGAGCCGGACGAACGCGTGCGCGCCGCTACCGCCAAGAtgcttggctcgctcgactACGAGACAGCGCTGCATCACGTAGACAAGTCGGTGCTGCTCACAGTGGCAGACCGATGCAAGGACAAAAAGACGCTCGTCCGCAAAGAGTCGCTTGAAGCCATCGGCAAGCTTTTCGATATGGCTTTCTCGGAAATCGACAACAACGACCCAGCGGCCATTCAGCAGTTTGCATGGATTCCACAGGAGTTGTTCAAGTGCCTCTATGCCGGCAGCAATGAACTACAGGTGCTTGTAGCTGCCACAGTCGAAAAGTACATCCTTCCAATTCCGAGCAatctcgacgaggacgaagcagcTTTCACCAACCGTCTATTGCTGGTGATGAAGTACCTCGAGCCTGAAGCTACCCGGGGGCTTTTCCGTCTCAGCAACCTCATCTACACACGTCCCGCGCTGCCGGACCGCTTCATCGATTGCTGCGAGGAGTACAACGGAGGCGACGTGGCTCCCAACAAGGACTCGGCGGTGGTCAAGGCGGCTATGGCCGATCGAATTCGACGCTGTGCATCGCTTTTTGCCGACGCAGAACGCGCCATGACGGATCTGCACGCGTTCGCCAAGCTCAATGACACGCGCATCTACCGTCTCATGCGCACCTGCTTTGACCCACAGACTGACTTTAGAACCGCCACAAAGGCGCGAAACGATGCACTACGTCGCGTCGAGAACGCCAACGCTAGCATTCTGGATACGATCACCATCTTTATCCGGAGCGCGTCGTACATGATCCTTAACCGATCTTCGGTGCCGACGCTGATCAAGAAGCTGTCGCACAATGGTGGCTCGGCATCGCAGCGATCAAAGGCGGCTTCCACGTCTCAATCTCAGTCTCAGTCGGGCGACTTGTCGGATGCTGAGACGCATCGGGCAACGGCcaacgagctgctcgagttCATCGCAAAGCGGTGTCcggcgatgctgtcgatgcaCGTGCccgagctgagcagagCGCTGTTTGAAGACTCGAATGCGATGCTCACCCAGACTTGCTTGCAGGGTCTTGCGTCGGTGGCTCAGTGGAACGCTTCCAAGGTGCAGCTGGACAAGAAAGCGGTGGAGCGGCTGGCCAAGTTGGTGCTCAAGGGTACGCCGTTGCAGGCGAAATTCGCGGCCAAGTTGCTGGCGATTGTTGCTACTGGTGGCGTAAGGGGTGGGCGCAAAGCTGTGGGGCAGAAGGCGGGCACCGCGGGCATGTCTGtgtcgagcagcgttgCGTTTGGTGTGCTCGAAGAGGTGCTCGATTCGGTTGCACAGCAactggctgctgccaagtgCGGACGACAGGTGGCGATTCTGTACAGCTTGGCTCAGTTTTTCAAGCACGCTCCTGATGCGTCGGAGAACGTGAGCAGTACAGTCGTGCGGACGATGCTGTCGGACATTCTGCTCAAGCCGTTGAcagcgagcaaggcgaaAGCGTACGCGAATGACAGCGAGGATTGGATCGAGGATGTGGCTgtggatgacgagctgaACGCCAAGCTTTTGTCGTTGCAGGTGTTGACGAGGAGGTGCGAGGCGTTTGGCGAGACGGACAGCGCAGGCGATATGGCCAAGCCCGTGTTTCGACTGTTGTGGGCGGTGGTGGGGGCAGGAGAAGCGAAAGCGCTCAATACGCCAGCAGCGGCCAAGTCGCGGATGCGTCTGCAAGCGGCTCTCTGCGTGCTCAAGTTGGCGCGCCACCCAAGTTACGATGCGCTGATCACGCGCGAGTACCTGGATCTTGCTTTTATGGTGCAAGACGAATCGTTCAATGTGCGTTCGCGTCTGCTGCACAAACTGCTCACTTACTTGCAAGCACGGCGCATCGATGGACGCTTCCTTGCCATGAGTTTTCTGGCGGCTTACGATCCCGAGGACGAGAACAGGAATATGGTGCTAAGGTACTGTCAATCCAACTCGCGCGCTCTGCCTGCCGACCAACGACtcaagcatctcgacgtATCGTTTGCTCGCTTGATCCATCTGCTGGCACACCATCCGGATTTCTCAAGCGAGACAAACGAAGATCTACTGCAGTTTGTCAGGTACTTGGACTTCTTCCTGGACTGCTTGGCGGGGGCTACAAACGTTTCGCTGTTTTACTACTTGGCCACCAGGGTTAAGGGCGTTCGGGATGCCGAAAGCCAGCGCGCAAGCGAGAAGCTGTATGCGCTGTCTGAACTGGCGCAGCTCGTTATCCGGAAGAGGGCTGCACAGCACGGATGGACTATTGAAAGTTATCCAGGCCGCGTTACGTTACCTGCCGACATATTCAAGCCACTCCCTAGTCGGGATGTGCAAAGGGAAATATATGAGCGCCAGTATCTGCCTAACGATCTTGTTCGGCACATGTCCGAGTTCAAGCTAAAGACAAAACCGACCGTCGGTGCCAAGTCAAGGTGGGTTCCGGCGACTAGACCGCCAAACAACACAGCCCAGTCCAGCAAACGGCCTGCTAAGAAACCCAAGACACACAATGCACACACCTCCCAGTCTAGCCTCCACGACCCCGATCCTGATGACTCGAGCGATCTCACCGAGCCAGAATAG
- a CDS encoding putative alanine aminotransferase, translated as LVGCHRHIGNPQQHLYLAQKPLTFWRQVAALTEYPELMEQPGIDQIFPKDTQERAKLLLKDIGSVGAYSHSKGASIVRKHVAEFIEQRDGYPSDPELIYLTTGASGGVQLLLQVLIAGPDSGVMIPIPQYPLYSAALALYNAQPVKYDLNPFDDWSLDVDAMSRSIDQARSNGVDVRACAVINPGNPTGQCLSYQNIQDLIRMAYNKRVVLLADEVYQANIYQPDTRPFHSFKKVLMDFQSSDNAAERDIATSVELVSFHSISKGVSGECGRRGGYFELTNMDADVEAQIYKLASISLCPSLQGQIGVDMLVKPPVPGTPSYDLYQKEVEGIHATLKSRSERMAEKFAQLPGVQVDPAQGALYLFPRVTLPKKAHEAAKDKGKKVDEFYCLEMLDATGICVVPGSGFGKMPEEETGACFFRTTVLAKETDEFIERYGKFHIDFMNKYN; from the coding sequence CTCGTCGGTTGTCACCGCCACATTGGCAAcccacagcagcacctttATCTCGCACAGAAACCGCTCACCTTCTGGCGACAGGTCGCGGCTCTCACCGAATATCCCGAGCTGATGGAGCAGCCAGGGATCGACCAGATCTTTCCCAAGGACACACAGGAACGCGCCAAGTTGCTTCTCAAAGATATCGGCAGCGTCGGTGCCTACTCGCACTCCAAGGGCGCTTCCATCGTTCGCAAGCACGTCGCCGAGTTCATCGAACAGCGAGATGGCTACCCTTCGGATCCTGAGCTTATCTATCTGACTACAGGTGCCAGTGGTGGTGTCCAGCTCTTGTTGCAGGTTCTCATTGCTGGTCCCGATTCAGGTGTTATGATCCCCATCCCTCAGTATCCGCTCTACAGCGCTGCACTTGCTCTGTACAACGCCCAGCCGGTCAAGTACGACCTCAACCCGTTTGACGACTGGTCgcttgacgtcgatgccatgTCGCGCTCCATCGACCAGGCGCGCTCCAACGGAGTCGACGTTCGCGCCTGCGCCGTTATCAACCCAGGCAACCCTACCGGTCAGTGTCTCTCGTACCAAAACATCCAAGACCTCATCCGCATGGCCTACAACAAGCGTGTCGTTCTTCTGGCCGACGAAGTGTACCAGGCCAACATCTATCAACCCGACACCCGACCGTTCCACTCTTTCAAAAAGGTGCTGATGGACTTCCAGTCCTCCGACAATGCTGCTGAGCGCGACATTGCTaccagcgtcgagctggtttCGTTCCACAGTATCTCGAAGGGTGTCTCGGGCGAATgtggtcgacgaggtggctACTTTGAGCTTACCAACATGGATGCCGATGTTGAGGCGCAGATCTACAAGCTTGCATCCATCTCGCTTTGCCCCTCGCTTCAAGGTCAGATTGGTGTCGACATGCTTGTCAAGCCGCCCGTTCCAGGCACCCCTTCATACGATCTCTACCAGAAGGAAGTGGAGGGGATCCATGCGACGCTCAAATCGCGAAGCGAACGCATGGCGGAAAAGTTTGCCCAACTGCCCGGAGTTCAAGTCGACCCTGCCCAAGGAGCTCTGTACCTGTTCCCGCGCGTGACGCTGCCCAAGAAGGCGCACGAGGCGGCAAAggacaagggcaagaaggtCGACGAATTCTACTGTCTGGAAATGCTCGATGCTACAGGTATCTGCGTTGTTCCCGGAAGCGGTTTTGGAAAGATGCCAGAGGAGGAGACCGGCGCATGCTTCTTCAGGACCACCGTACTGGCCAAGGAGACAGACGAGTTCATTGAGCGCTATGGCAAGTTCCACATTGACTTTATGAACAAGTACAACTAG
- a CDS encoding uncharacterized protein (related to COX19 - Cytochrome c oxidase assembly protein) — MSFGRPPTFSDFKVSPPERGSFPLDHDGECKSVMQEYMNCIKYNRNDNGKCRHLSRAYLQCRMDKGLMEQDNMDNLGFKDVVDPASTETKNAAAAAAAYRAASQGRGAHSGLAVSYAGDTHGVERHTNSAKAGSGSAADESNRDANARANANGHVSRQDASYAGDSHAQSGTARLV, encoded by the exons ATGTCATTTGGTCGACCGCCCACGTTCTCGGACTTCAAAGTGTCGCCACCCGAACGTGGCTCCTTCCCACTCGACCATGATGGCGAATGCAAGTCGGTGATGCAGGAATACATGAACTGTATCAAGTACAACCGAAACGACAATGGCAAATGTCGACACCTTTCGCGGGCGTATCTGCAATGTCGAATGGACAA AGGTCTCATGGAGCAAGACAACATGGATAACCTCGGTTTCAAGGATGTCGTTGACCCAGCATCTACGGAAACAAAGaatgcggctgcggctgcggctgcttATCGAGCCGCATCGCAAGGCAGAGGTGCGCATTCGGGCTTAGCTGTAAGTTATGCCGGTGATACACATGGTGTAGAGCGTCACACCAACAGCGCAAAAGCAGGGAGTGGTAGCGCAGCGGACGAGAGCAATCGTGACGCGAATGCTCGAGCCAATGCAAACGGTCACGTCAGCAGACAAGATGCAAGCTATGCCGGCGACAGTCACGCACAAAGCGGAACTGCAAGGTTAGTATGA
- a CDS encoding uncharacterized protein (related to ARP6 - Actin-related protein), translating into MPTCTSTSMAAASFSQSAEAIDPLAGVDYIIVIDNGAHNIRIASIPYPFSRQAISAATSVAGSSSDSSFLDPSLLAQSIAIDVFPNAIARTRTPHTIPSLSASEVSPTAPAAGSKTSIFVSSHIHSLLDDYAALHLRLPHQSGIVVDWAAQKTIWDHVLTNHLAKLPGGIAKRGKLLAGKAVIMTEAYLNLEPAQHATDLLLFEHYGAQAVSRTSAAALIGLGTNVFRSDLPLSRPTKAANLEAPSQKEASSPEIVMEQGGASSTKRPLRTSRASATTTINTAEPSISLPRILTIPRPQSMLVLDLGYSYCHTIPIINGVVHHSSVRRLELGGKMLINLLKETLSFKQLDMMDESWLMSHIFAKTSFVAAEVGHRVYGADDRVKSQLEAVERKHAALWTYNDLLLMSKFGKAKGSKSISVTWSLPDYGGVGGRTEVEQRNRARYGLIVDGPNPPAYAAYAASQKDRNDDGSHLTKRPRFEARFDWESSFIASTTATTTTARRASTPCTDKEEDDHDLQTLTLATERFSIIENLFNPGSLGLDQKPLPELILDSITSVSTSDLPSARTAADMMWSNIVLAGGLANTVNMSRRLNNELASLAPADVPLRIWPDEQREVDKALLAIQAGVVMACEMSVRQAFSQETVQNGVAGSAKKKPRKSRAEAAVNAAATANANGLKIGKGAAEARWLTYTQWINPTDSAGGGGADADIVKAANRVFYPSASQVAARDADGA; encoded by the coding sequence ATGCCGACTTGCACCTCAACCAGTATGGCCGCAGCCTCATTCTCGCAGTCTGCTGAGGCGATCGACCCGCTTGCAGGCGTCGACTacatcatcgtcatcgacaATGGAGCACACAACATTCGTATCGCGTCAATACCTTATCCTTTCTCCCGACAAGCCATCTCGGCTGCCACTTCTGTTGCCGGCTCATCTTCCGATTCGTCCTTCCTAGATCCATCCCTCCTGGCGCAATCGATCGCGATCGATGTTTTCCCCAACGCCATCGCGCGCACCCGCACACCTCACACCATCCCCTCCTTGTCCGCCTCGGAAGTTTCcccaacagcaccagccGCAGGATCCAAAACATCCATCTTCGTTTCCTCCCACATCCACtccttgctcgacgatTATGCCGCCTTacatcttcgtcttccGCATCAAAGCGGAATAGTGGTCGATTGGGCCGCACAAAAGACGATCTGGGATCATGTGTTGACAAATCATTTGGCAAAGCTACCAGGCGGAATTGCGAAAAGGGGAAAGTTGCTGGCGGGCAAAGCGGTAATTATGACCGAAGCGTATCTCAATCTGGAACCTGCACAGCATGCTACCGATCTGTTGCTCTTCGAACATTACGGTGCACAAGCTGTATCGAGAACGAGTGCGGCGGCGTTGATTGGTTTGGGCACCAATGTGTTTCGATCCGATTTGCCACTTTCGCGCCCCACAAAGGCAGCAAACCTCGAGGCACCAAGCCAAAAAGAAGCATCCTCTCCAGAGATTGTCATGGAACAAGGAGGAGCTTCTTCTACAAAGCGTCCGCTTCGCACTTCTCGAGCTTCCGCGActaccaccatcaacaCTGCAGAACCCTCGATATCCCTCCCCCGCATCCTGACTATCCCGCGACCTCAATCAATGCTGGTGCTCGACTTGGGATACTCCTACTGCCACACCATCCCCATCATCAACGGTGTGGTCCATCATTCCTCCGTCCgacgtctcgagctcggcgggAAAATGCTCATCAACCTTCTCAAGGAAACCTTGTCCTTCAAACAGCTCGATATGATGGACGAATCTTGGCTCATGTCGCACATCTTTGCCAAGACCTCCTTTGTCGCAGCCGAAGTGGGTCACAGGGTATATGGAGCCGATGACCGAGTCAAGAGCCAACTTGAGGCGGTGGAGCGCAAGCATGCAGCGCTGTGGACTTACAACGATTTGTTGTTGATGAGCAAATTCGGCAAAGCCAAAGGGAGCAAGAGCATTAGTGTCACGTGGAGTCTGCCAGATTATGGAGGAGTGGGAGGTAGAACTGAGGTGGAGCAACGTAATAGAGCTAGGTACGGACTTATTGTCGACGGTCCGAATCCGCCCGCCTACGCGGCTTACGCGGCATCCCAGAAGGACAGGAACGATGATGGCTCGCACCTAACCAAGCGGCCCCGATTCGAAGCACGATTCGACTGGGAATCGTCGTTCATCGCATCAACCACTGCCACTACTACCACAGCCCGACGTGCTTCGACGCCTTGCACAGacaaagaagaagatgacCACGACCTTCAAACCCTAACCCTCGCCACCGAGCGGTTCAGCATCATCGAAAACCTCTTCAATCCCGGCTCACTTGGACTTGATCAGAAACCACTACCGGAACTCAtcctcgactcgatcacTTCTGTTTCCACTTCCGACCTTCCCAGCGCTCGGACCGCAGCAGACATGATGTGGAGTAACATCGTCCTCGCCGGCGGTCTAGCCAATACGGTTAACATGAGCAGAAGATTGAACAACGAGCTGGCATCACTAGCGCCAGCCGATGTGCCGTTGAGGATATGgccagacgagcagcgagaaGTTGATAAGGCGCTACTGGCGATACAGGCGGGCGTAGTGATGGCATGCGAGATGAGTGTTAGGCAAGCATTCAGCCAAGAGACGGTGCAGAATGGTGTTGCGGGGAGtgcgaagaagaagccgaggaaAAGCCGTGCTGAAGCGGCCGTCAATgcagcggcgacggcgaATGCGAATGGTCTGAAGATCGGTAAGGGAGCCGCAGAAGCAAGGTGGTTGACGTACACTCAGTGGATCAATCCAACAGACTCAGCGGGAGGCGGCGGCGCAGACGCGGATATTGTCAAGGCTGCCAATCGGGTCTTTTATCCGTCAGCATCACAGGTCGCTGCGAGAGATGCGGACGGCGCCTAG